From a region of the Rathayibacter sp. VKM Ac-2804 genome:
- a CDS encoding glycoside hydrolase family 2 TIM barrel-domain containing protein yields MTLAQEWNDPDVFEWGTEPAHAALTPFATLDAALQGDAAGTPLAHSLDGDWRFHWVPDPAARLDGFAAEDWDDAQWPTLPVPSSWQLHGYDFPIGTNLVLPWTGANGHHEQPDPRGDYPNAPTLYNPVGQYRTSFELPDGWAERRTFLQFDGVESAYSVWLNGHRLGYREDSYTTGEFDLTEHVRAGANVLAVEVHRWCTGSYLENQDNVRLSGIFRSVRLLSRGRAMIRDVTVRTPLDDALTAGSVEVSVEMDGTPSTSGLELRARLFDGTGPDAQPGGDLTAPVALGTDGRAQSSASIPVPAPRLWSAETPELSTLVLELSDATGAVLERVAVRVGFRRVEIVDGVLLVNGRVVSLRGVNRHEWHPRTGRTLSRADMIADIRLMKQSNINAVRTSHYPNDPLWYDLADEYGLYVFDEADNETHINRVDDDGRPFLPGDRPELRAPLLQRMRSMVDRDKNHPCVIAWSIGNESGVGSNLQAMHDWTKAHDPTRPVSYQDPVGSGTWVVPSGLSDFDGDFYPPVEKLVERSQRDPRPYVLIEYAFSQGNASGYLEEYWAAARADPRALQGGFLWDWADKGLHWPQPDRPGEEFLAYGGDWGDEPNQESAHMSGLVLADLTPTPKLEEARLAYQPVTITAVDLRTGSLLVSNEHLFTGLGGCVVHWSVSADGEPIEEGSLPGAEWAIGPQQEGRVTLPYRLPEAQDGAAEYRLDVQLALAAPTAWAEAGHVVARAQFDLPVDADPAGPPPRREAPPVTVAEEGTTTVVRGPAFSTTVDRANGRLTSLRYGGRERLADPLLPNYWRTPNDPELSIPDMRPTHPEPSLPWRGVGEQWAVDRVGVEELPGAVRITVDGTVTTTVPFRLAGRVTTSPQSIVYTIHGTGQVDVLSTFSPVPGTPNPQVVGTTFGLVPELSTLHWYGRGPHESAADRRTSAFFGRWTGSVAEQPTRYSRPQDSANKADTRWAAIVDGGGAGVLVVAGAPGEGMYVNVQPNSPDELADRRHWHEVPASTRTVVRIDAAQEGLQGGNWDVPTRPEKYSNTAEKGPYRLLYRLLPLRSGEAPAAAAALAVHTP; encoded by the coding sequence ATGACCCTCGCCCAGGAGTGGAACGACCCCGACGTGTTCGAGTGGGGCACGGAGCCGGCGCACGCCGCGCTCACCCCCTTCGCCACGCTCGACGCCGCACTGCAGGGGGACGCCGCGGGCACGCCGCTCGCGCACAGCCTCGACGGCGACTGGCGCTTCCACTGGGTGCCGGACCCGGCCGCCCGCCTGGACGGCTTCGCCGCCGAGGACTGGGACGACGCGCAGTGGCCGACCCTCCCCGTCCCGTCCAGCTGGCAGCTGCACGGCTACGACTTCCCCATCGGCACCAACCTCGTGCTGCCGTGGACCGGGGCGAACGGGCACCACGAGCAGCCGGACCCGCGCGGCGACTACCCGAACGCGCCGACGCTCTACAACCCGGTCGGTCAGTACCGGACGTCCTTCGAGCTGCCCGACGGCTGGGCCGAGCGCCGCACGTTCCTCCAGTTCGACGGAGTGGAGTCCGCCTACTCGGTCTGGCTCAACGGGCACCGCCTCGGCTACCGCGAGGACAGCTACACGACCGGCGAGTTCGACCTGACGGAGCACGTGCGGGCCGGGGCGAACGTCCTCGCCGTCGAGGTGCACCGCTGGTGCACGGGCTCCTACCTCGAGAACCAGGACAACGTCCGGCTGTCCGGCATCTTCCGGAGCGTGCGCCTGCTCTCGCGCGGGCGGGCGATGATCCGCGACGTCACGGTGCGCACGCCGCTCGACGACGCGCTCACCGCGGGGTCGGTCGAGGTGTCGGTCGAGATGGACGGGACTCCGTCCACCTCCGGTCTGGAGCTCCGCGCCCGGCTGTTCGACGGCACCGGACCGGACGCGCAGCCCGGAGGCGACCTGACCGCGCCGGTCGCCCTCGGCACCGACGGTCGCGCGCAGAGCTCCGCGAGCATCCCCGTCCCGGCCCCGCGGCTCTGGTCGGCCGAGACTCCCGAGCTCTCCACCCTCGTCCTCGAGCTGAGCGACGCGACCGGGGCCGTCCTCGAGCGCGTCGCGGTCCGGGTCGGCTTCCGCCGCGTCGAGATCGTCGACGGCGTGCTGCTCGTCAACGGCCGGGTGGTCTCCCTCCGGGGGGTGAACCGGCACGAGTGGCACCCCCGCACCGGCCGCACGCTGAGCCGCGCCGACATGATCGCGGACATCCGCCTGATGAAGCAGAGCAACATCAACGCCGTGCGCACCTCGCACTACCCGAACGACCCGCTCTGGTACGACCTCGCCGACGAGTACGGTCTCTACGTCTTCGACGAGGCGGACAACGAGACGCACATCAACCGCGTCGACGACGACGGCCGGCCCTTCCTCCCCGGCGACCGCCCCGAGCTGCGCGCTCCCCTGCTCCAGCGGATGCGCAGCATGGTCGACCGCGACAAGAACCACCCGTGCGTGATCGCCTGGTCGATCGGCAACGAGTCCGGCGTCGGCTCGAACCTGCAGGCGATGCACGACTGGACGAAGGCCCACGACCCGACGCGCCCCGTGAGCTACCAGGACCCCGTCGGCTCCGGGACCTGGGTCGTCCCCTCCGGTCTCTCGGACTTCGACGGCGACTTCTACCCGCCGGTCGAGAAGCTCGTCGAGCGGTCGCAGCGCGACCCGCGGCCGTACGTGCTCATCGAGTACGCCTTCAGCCAGGGCAACGCCTCCGGCTACCTCGAGGAGTACTGGGCGGCCGCCCGCGCGGACCCGCGCGCTCTGCAGGGCGGCTTCCTGTGGGACTGGGCGGACAAGGGCCTGCACTGGCCGCAGCCCGACCGGCCCGGGGAGGAGTTCCTCGCCTACGGCGGCGACTGGGGCGACGAGCCGAACCAGGAGAGCGCGCACATGAGCGGTCTCGTCCTCGCCGACCTCACGCCGACTCCGAAGCTCGAGGAGGCGAGGCTCGCGTACCAGCCGGTCACGATCACCGCGGTCGATCTGCGCACCGGCTCGCTCCTGGTCTCGAACGAGCACCTCTTCACCGGGCTCGGCGGCTGCGTCGTGCACTGGTCCGTCTCCGCGGACGGCGAGCCGATCGAGGAGGGCTCCCTGCCCGGCGCCGAGTGGGCGATCGGTCCGCAGCAGGAGGGTCGCGTGACACTGCCGTACCGCCTCCCGGAGGCGCAGGACGGAGCCGCCGAGTACCGCCTCGACGTGCAGCTGGCCCTCGCCGCCCCCACCGCCTGGGCGGAGGCGGGACACGTCGTCGCACGCGCGCAGTTCGACCTCCCGGTCGACGCCGACCCCGCCGGTCCTCCGCCGCGGCGGGAGGCGCCGCCGGTCACCGTCGCCGAGGAGGGGACGACGACCGTCGTGCGCGGGCCGGCCTTCTCCACCACCGTCGACCGGGCGAACGGCCGCCTGACGTCGCTCCGCTACGGCGGTCGCGAGCGGCTCGCCGACCCGCTGCTGCCGAACTACTGGCGCACCCCGAACGACCCCGAGCTCTCGATCCCGGACATGCGGCCCACGCACCCCGAGCCGTCGCTGCCCTGGCGCGGGGTCGGCGAGCAGTGGGCGGTCGACCGGGTCGGCGTGGAGGAGCTGCCGGGTGCCGTCCGGATCACGGTCGACGGCACGGTGACCACGACGGTGCCGTTCCGCCTGGCCGGCCGGGTGACGACGTCGCCGCAGTCGATCGTCTACACGATCCACGGCACGGGGCAGGTGGACGTGCTCTCGACCTTCTCCCCCGTCCCCGGGACGCCGAATCCGCAGGTCGTCGGGACGACGTTCGGGCTCGTGCCGGAGCTCTCGACCCTGCACTGGTACGGCCGCGGTCCGCACGAGTCGGCCGCCGACCGCCGCACCTCGGCGTTCTTCGGCCGCTGGACCGGCTCCGTCGCCGAGCAGCCGACCCGCTACAGCCGGCCGCAGGACAGCGCGAACAAGGCGGACACGCGCTGGGCGGCGATCGTCGACGGCGGCGGCGCCGGCGTGCTCGTCGTCGCCGGTGCGCCCGGCGAGGGGATGTACGTCAACGTGCAGCCGAACAGCCCGGACGAGCTCGCCGACCGCCGCCACTGGCACGAGGTGCCGGCGTCGACGCGCACGGTGGTCCGGATCGACGCCGCCCAGGAGGGCCTCCAGGGCGGCAACTGGGACGTGCCGACCCGCCCCGAGAAGTACAGCAACACCGCGGAGAAGGGCCCCTACCGCCTGCTCTACCGCCTCCTCCCCCTCCGCAGCGGCGAGGCCCCGGCCGCGGCCGCCGCCCTGGCGGTCCACACCCCCTAG
- a CDS encoding extracellular solute-binding protein: MFSRTQHGKGAARRKHLLVGAVLTTAIIGLTGCTGESPEADRKVIRIFGEQGAQIDLNTNSFTKVLEDEFDVDIQFETTSYGASEATEARQISLAGGDLPEAYMLVPWASQFSRAELQRYGDQGLLVQLDDLIDENGPNIKAALEAEPGFKELTETPDGKIWGLPQWNDCYHCSYPYKFWINTDWLDTLGLAAPTTPDEFFAVMQAFKTQDPNGNGQADEIPLTGSTQQSLVPYIMNAFVYNAFNTGSGANGQPVSLGLDGDTVQLQTMQDGWRDGLKFLRKLWDAGLIDPATFSQGGDQMTATGNAAQGVLIGGFTAIHPGFAVTIGQEDGRDTQYDLLPPLTGPGGQNATFLLPSVPGATFVVTKAADEVEQKVIVEMMDYLFSPEGHVRGEFGEEGIGWRAPEEGEIALDQSLEPSLVDTKMDESNEADYNGNWGPMAQVFDTAEFRASQVQPLDIYTEAGFERRLFEATDQYAGKESDAMFPYWNIWVPSEDASELSTLTANVESSVATATAEFVTGVRDPGSDADWQSYLDALTSLGADRYAEIWQNAYDQ; this comes from the coding sequence TTGTTCTCTCGCACACAGCACGGCAAAGGCGCCGCGCGGAGGAAGCACCTCCTCGTCGGCGCCGTCCTCACCACCGCGATCATCGGGCTCACCGGCTGCACCGGCGAGAGCCCGGAGGCGGACCGCAAGGTCATCCGGATCTTCGGCGAGCAGGGCGCTCAGATCGACCTGAACACCAACTCCTTCACCAAGGTGCTGGAGGACGAGTTCGACGTCGACATCCAGTTCGAGACGACCTCGTACGGCGCGTCCGAGGCGACGGAGGCGCGGCAGATCTCGCTCGCCGGCGGCGACCTGCCGGAGGCGTACATGCTCGTGCCGTGGGCGTCCCAGTTCAGCCGCGCCGAGCTGCAGCGCTACGGCGACCAGGGGCTGCTCGTGCAGCTCGACGACCTCATCGACGAGAACGGCCCGAACATCAAGGCCGCCCTCGAGGCGGAGCCGGGCTTCAAGGAGCTCACCGAGACGCCGGACGGGAAGATCTGGGGCCTGCCGCAGTGGAACGACTGCTACCACTGCTCCTACCCCTACAAGTTCTGGATCAACACCGACTGGCTCGACACCCTCGGCCTCGCGGCACCGACGACCCCCGACGAGTTCTTCGCGGTGATGCAGGCCTTCAAGACCCAGGACCCGAACGGCAACGGCCAGGCCGACGAGATCCCGCTGACCGGCAGCACCCAGCAGTCGCTGGTGCCGTACATCATGAACGCCTTCGTCTACAACGCGTTCAACACCGGCTCCGGCGCGAACGGCCAGCCCGTCTCGCTCGGGCTCGACGGCGACACCGTGCAGCTGCAGACCATGCAGGACGGCTGGCGCGACGGCCTGAAGTTCCTCCGCAAGCTGTGGGACGCCGGCCTGATCGACCCCGCCACCTTCTCGCAGGGCGGCGACCAGATGACCGCGACCGGCAACGCGGCGCAGGGCGTGCTCATCGGCGGCTTCACCGCCATCCACCCCGGCTTCGCGGTGACCATCGGCCAGGAGGACGGGCGCGACACGCAGTACGACCTGCTCCCGCCGCTGACGGGCCCCGGCGGCCAGAACGCCACCTTCCTGCTCCCGAGCGTTCCCGGCGCGACCTTCGTCGTGACCAAGGCGGCCGACGAGGTGGAGCAGAAGGTCATCGTCGAGATGATGGACTACCTGTTCTCGCCCGAGGGTCACGTCCGCGGTGAGTTCGGCGAGGAGGGCATCGGCTGGCGCGCGCCCGAGGAGGGCGAGATCGCGCTCGACCAGAGCCTCGAGCCGTCCCTCGTCGACACGAAGATGGACGAGTCGAACGAGGCCGACTACAACGGCAACTGGGGCCCGATGGCCCAGGTGTTCGACACGGCCGAGTTCCGCGCCAGCCAGGTCCAGCCGCTCGACATCTACACCGAGGCGGGCTTCGAGCGCCGCCTGTTCGAGGCGACCGACCAGTACGCCGGCAAGGAGTCCGACGCGATGTTCCCCTACTGGAACATCTGGGTCCCCTCGGAGGACGCGAGCGAGCTCTCCACCCTCACCGCCAACGTCGAGAGCAGCGTCGCCACGGCGACCGCCGAGTTCGTCACCGGGGTCCGCGACCCCGGGAGCGACGCCGACTGGCAGTCCTATCTCGACGCCCTGACGAGCCTCGGCGCCGATCGCTACGCCGAGATCTGGCAGAACGCCTACGACCAGTAG
- a CDS encoding carbohydrate ABC transporter permease, with product MTALDTPPTTALEGREPAKPSRRRQRTTRIKDPLVDRVFMIAVYVLLTTFLLAVLLPLLYILASSFSSPLAVSSGRVSFWPIDFTLEGYERALGDSTILAGFANSLFYTAAGTFVSLVLTVAIAYPLSRKDFWGRGGITLGVIFTMLFAGGIIPTYLVVQQLGLLDTRWALILPQAVGVWQVIIAVVFFRSSIPDELYEAAQLDGASDLRFLWTIVLPLSKPLLAVVALMYAIYQWNSYFDALLYLRDPSLYPLQLVLRNVLILNQATPGMDAAAQIERQQLADLLKYSLIVISTVPVMVLYPFVARYFNKGIMLGAVKG from the coding sequence GTGACCGCACTCGACACGCCGCCGACCACCGCCCTCGAGGGCCGCGAGCCCGCGAAGCCCTCGCGCCGCCGGCAGCGCACCACGCGCATCAAGGACCCGCTGGTCGACCGCGTCTTCATGATCGCCGTCTACGTCCTGCTCACGACGTTCCTGCTGGCGGTGCTCCTGCCGCTGCTGTACATCCTCGCCAGCTCGTTCAGCTCGCCGCTGGCCGTCTCATCGGGTCGAGTGAGCTTCTGGCCGATCGACTTCACCCTCGAGGGCTACGAGCGCGCACTCGGCGACTCGACGATCCTCGCCGGCTTCGCCAACTCGCTCTTCTACACGGCCGCCGGCACCTTCGTCAGCCTCGTGCTGACGGTCGCGATCGCCTACCCGCTCTCGCGGAAGGACTTCTGGGGCCGCGGCGGGATCACCCTCGGCGTGATCTTCACGATGCTCTTCGCCGGCGGCATCATCCCCACCTACCTGGTGGTGCAGCAGCTGGGCCTGCTCGACACGCGCTGGGCGCTCATCCTCCCCCAGGCCGTCGGCGTCTGGCAGGTGATCATCGCGGTCGTCTTCTTCCGCTCCTCCATCCCGGACGAGCTCTACGAGGCCGCGCAGCTGGACGGCGCGAGCGACCTGCGCTTCCTCTGGACGATCGTGCTCCCGCTCTCGAAGCCGCTGCTCGCGGTGGTCGCGCTGATGTACGCGATCTACCAGTGGAACTCCTACTTCGACGCGCTGCTCTATCTCCGCGATCCGAGTCTCTATCCGCTGCAGCTGGTGCTGCGGAACGTCCTGATCCTCAATCAGGCGACTCCGGGCATGGACGCGGCCGCGCAGATCGAGCGCCAGCAGCTCGCCGATCTCCTCAAGTACTCGCTGATCGTCATCTCGACTGTCCCGGTGATGGTCCTCTACCCCTTCGTCGCGCGGTACTTCAACAAGGGCATCATGCTCGGCGCCGTCAAGGGCTGA
- a CDS encoding ABC transporter permease subunit has translation MPLTGAPGTTVPGATVPGSPGPEEPVPGGSATIRGRSNVRGFRAARRSFRRHWQLYLLILPPLLYFIVFKYVPMSNAIIAFKDYNVIDGVWGSPWVGLKHFERFFSNPIFWTLLKNTFLLSAYVVLAGFPFPILLALALNEVRLRFFQRTVQMVTYAPYFISTVVVISMTILFLSPKLGPVSEVTSFFGLGTIDFLGDPDFFRHIYVFSDVWQTTGYSAVLYMAALSSIDTSLYEAARVDGASRLQKIWHVDIPGIMPTAITILILGVGNVMAIGFEKAFLLQNSLNLSQSEIIPTYVYKVGLLNADFSQAAAIGLFNGMINLVLLLGVNALAKRTTGQGLW, from the coding sequence ATGCCGCTGACCGGTGCCCCGGGGACGACCGTCCCCGGCGCGACCGTGCCCGGCTCCCCCGGCCCGGAGGAGCCCGTCCCCGGCGGATCCGCCACGATCCGCGGCCGCTCGAACGTCCGCGGCTTCCGGGCCGCGCGGCGCAGCTTCCGCCGGCACTGGCAGCTCTACCTGCTGATCCTGCCGCCGCTGCTCTACTTCATCGTCTTCAAGTACGTGCCGATGTCGAACGCGATCATCGCGTTCAAGGACTACAACGTCATCGACGGCGTCTGGGGCAGCCCCTGGGTGGGCCTGAAGCACTTCGAGCGGTTCTTCTCGAACCCGATCTTCTGGACGCTGCTGAAGAACACCTTCCTGCTCTCCGCCTATGTGGTGCTCGCGGGCTTCCCTTTCCCGATCCTGCTCGCGCTCGCTCTCAACGAGGTGCGCCTGCGCTTCTTCCAGCGCACCGTGCAGATGGTCACCTATGCGCCCTATTTCATCTCCACGGTCGTCGTGATCTCGATGACCATCCTGTTCCTCTCGCCCAAGCTCGGACCCGTCAGCGAGGTCACCTCCTTCTTCGGGCTCGGGACGATCGACTTCCTCGGCGATCCGGACTTCTTCCGGCACATCTACGTCTTCAGCGACGTCTGGCAGACGACCGGCTACTCCGCCGTCCTCTACATGGCCGCATTGTCGTCGATCGACACCTCGCTCTACGAGGCGGCCCGGGTCGACGGCGCGAGCCGGCTGCAGAAGATCTGGCACGTCGACATCCCCGGCATCATGCCCACGGCGATCACGATCCTGATCCTCGGCGTCGGCAACGTGATGGCGATCGGGTTCGAGAAGGCGTTCCTGCTGCAGAACTCGCTCAACCTCTCGCAGTCCGAGATCATCCCGACCTACGTCTACAAGGTCGGACTGCTCAACGCCGACTTCAGCCAGGCCGCGGCCATCGGACTCTTCAACGGAATGATCAACCTGGTGCTGCTCCTCGGCGTCAACGCGCTCGCGAAGCGGACCACGGGACAGGGGCTCTGGTGA
- a CDS encoding LacI family DNA-binding transcriptional regulator — protein MTRRAVTMSDVARHIGVSRSAVSFAFNDEKQVSSETKARVLAAAAELGYRPNAGARALAGRTTDLFGLVTDIVSTPFAGELIAGAQEWFWEHGKSLIIVGTPTPDRPDRKSVEMMLEHRVGGVMIATTYNRAIEIPSEFDDIDIALVHCYDEAGTHPSIVPDEQDGGYTATRLMLDRGRRRIALVGIDEHLDAARGRLAGYRQALEEAGVPVDPELIVAGGADAASGYDATKALLARVRPDGLFCGNDRIAMGAYDAAREAGLGIPSDLSIVGFDNHEVIAGYLRPSLTTIALPFREMGRLGAELLVRGSGDHDVPRLTVRCPPILRDSV, from the coding sequence ATGACACGGAGAGCAGTCACCATGAGCGACGTGGCGCGCCACATCGGCGTCTCCCGCTCGGCCGTCTCGTTCGCCTTCAACGACGAGAAGCAGGTCTCGAGCGAGACGAAGGCCAGGGTCCTGGCCGCGGCCGCGGAGCTCGGCTACCGCCCGAACGCCGGCGCGCGCGCCCTCGCCGGGCGCACCACCGACCTCTTCGGCCTCGTCACCGACATCGTCTCGACGCCCTTCGCGGGCGAGCTGATCGCCGGCGCGCAGGAGTGGTTCTGGGAGCACGGCAAGTCGCTGATCATCGTCGGCACGCCGACGCCGGACCGTCCCGACCGCAAGTCGGTCGAGATGATGCTCGAGCACCGCGTGGGCGGTGTGATGATCGCCACGACCTACAACCGCGCCATCGAGATCCCGAGCGAGTTCGACGACATCGACATCGCTCTCGTGCACTGCTACGACGAGGCCGGGACGCATCCCTCGATCGTCCCGGACGAGCAGGACGGCGGCTACACCGCCACTCGGCTGATGCTCGACCGGGGTCGGCGCCGCATCGCGCTCGTCGGGATCGACGAGCACCTCGACGCCGCCCGCGGACGCCTCGCCGGCTATCGGCAGGCCCTCGAGGAGGCCGGCGTCCCGGTCGACCCCGAGCTGATCGTCGCCGGCGGCGCCGATGCGGCGTCGGGCTACGACGCCACGAAGGCACTGCTCGCCCGGGTGCGCCCCGACGGGCTCTTCTGCGGCAACGACCGCATCGCGATGGGCGCGTACGACGCGGCCCGCGAGGCCGGGCTGGGCATCCCGTCGGACCTCTCCATCGTCGGCTTCGACAATCACGAGGTCATCGCCGGATACCTCCGCCCGTCCCTCACGACCATCGCTCTGCCGTTCCGCGAGATGGGCAGGCTCGGCGCCGAGCTCCTCGTGCGCGGCTCCGGCGATCACGACGTGCCGCGGCTCACCGTCCGCTGCCCGCCGATCCTGCGCGACTCGGTCTGA
- a CDS encoding ATP-binding protein produces the protein MTERSVRFRTPPDTVEVVHSMLAQLWEDRPDVEAMDRFAFETAVVELAGNVVQHGSSATAIVCTLGVTVDEVSLRALLVDTADPPGIDSGPREMPDVLAESGRGLALIHALVTTFEYERSASRNVWSLCKDRSAAAE, from the coding sequence GTGACTGAGCGCAGCGTCCGGTTCCGCACTCCCCCGGACACCGTGGAGGTCGTCCACTCGATGCTCGCTCAGCTGTGGGAGGACCGGCCGGACGTCGAGGCGATGGACCGCTTCGCCTTCGAGACCGCCGTCGTCGAGCTCGCGGGCAACGTCGTCCAGCACGGCTCCTCCGCGACGGCGATCGTCTGCACGCTCGGCGTCACCGTCGACGAGGTGTCGCTGCGCGCCCTCCTCGTCGACACCGCGGACCCGCCCGGGATCGACAGCGGCCCGCGGGAGATGCCCGACGTCCTCGCCGAGTCCGGGCGGGGCCTCGCCCTCATCCACGCCCTCGTCACGACCTTCGAGTACGAGCGCTCGGCGAGCCGCAACGTCTGGTCGCTCTGCAAGGACCGGAGCGCCGCGGCGGAGTGA
- a CDS encoding STAS domain-containing protein, whose product MTFTTEKIDPDIAVVTASGKLNMVAAPQLRETVRRAIEESSPRIVVDLGAVDFLDSSGLGALVACLKTARQAGGDLRIAAPSAQVMMVLQLSNLDRVLARFDSPGDAYRD is encoded by the coding sequence ATGACGTTCACCACCGAGAAGATCGACCCGGACATCGCCGTGGTGACCGCGTCGGGCAAGCTGAACATGGTCGCCGCCCCGCAGCTGCGCGAGACGGTCCGGCGCGCGATCGAGGAGAGCAGTCCCCGCATCGTCGTCGACCTCGGCGCCGTCGACTTCCTCGACTCCTCCGGACTCGGCGCCCTCGTCGCGTGCCTGAAGACCGCCCGCCAGGCCGGCGGCGACCTCAGGATCGCGGCGCCCAGCGCCCAGGTGATGATGGTGCTGCAGCTCTCCAACCTGGATCGCGTGCTCGCCCGGTTCGACTCGCCCGGCGACGCGTACCGTGACTGA
- a CDS encoding glycosyltransferase has product MLLLRVIVVLTVLLGVNYVAWRWLFSLNWDAWWIAVPLVVAETYSLIDVCLFGMTMWRAKGRPAPPPPASDATVDVFITTYNEPIELVMATALAAQAIRFPHETWVLDDGDRAEMRAAAEGAGLGYITRSADWKDRPRHAKAGNLNNALELTTGEFVLILDADQIPRPEILDHTLGYFRDEKVALVQTPQVFSNVATGDPLGSQAPLFYGPIQQGKDGWNAAFFCGSNAVLRREALMQLGIVGYVRELDRRIGSALRTAARVVAKARSHPAAADPAVRAALDEVTGAIAEARTSIAAGGPIGTVTYELHRRVDAASYSLVASDVAGLESDLAEIRALNRAQGGASADTVVDIEAIVSTLADRELSPLNALESVQAVLQSIAVDRPGEAQPIMPLATISVTEDMATCMRLHGLGWRSVYHHELLADGLAPEDVGTMLTQRLRWAQGTMQVFLRENPLLQRALSVPQRLMYFATMWSYLSGYAAVVYFAAPIVFLVLGILPVDSIAADFFVRFIPFMIVNQLLFLVAAKGTPTWRGQQYSLALFPVWIEACSTAINNVLLRIPLGFAVTPKTRQESTGIPWRLIRVQLIVMVLLVVAVVVGVVHLLVDGAQLVGTGVNIVWALFDLVVLSVLFRAVAYRGFDAAPSTAAQKEHA; this is encoded by the coding sequence ATGCTCCTGCTGCGGGTGATCGTCGTGCTCACGGTCCTCCTCGGTGTGAACTACGTCGCCTGGCGGTGGCTGTTCTCGCTGAACTGGGACGCCTGGTGGATCGCCGTGCCCCTGGTGGTCGCCGAGACCTACAGCCTGATCGACGTCTGCCTGTTCGGGATGACGATGTGGCGGGCGAAGGGCCGGCCCGCTCCCCCGCCGCCGGCCTCCGACGCGACGGTGGACGTCTTCATCACCACCTACAACGAGCCGATCGAGCTGGTCATGGCCACCGCCCTCGCGGCGCAGGCGATCCGGTTCCCGCACGAGACCTGGGTCCTCGACGACGGCGACCGCGCCGAGATGCGCGCGGCGGCCGAGGGTGCGGGGCTGGGCTACATCACCCGGTCCGCCGACTGGAAGGACCGCCCCCGGCACGCCAAGGCCGGCAATCTCAACAACGCGCTCGAGCTGACCACGGGCGAGTTCGTCCTGATCCTCGACGCCGACCAGATCCCGCGGCCCGAGATCCTCGATCACACGCTCGGCTACTTCCGCGACGAGAAGGTCGCCCTGGTGCAGACCCCGCAGGTCTTCTCGAACGTGGCGACCGGCGATCCGCTCGGCAGCCAGGCGCCGCTGTTCTACGGCCCGATCCAGCAGGGCAAGGACGGCTGGAACGCCGCCTTCTTCTGCGGCTCCAACGCGGTCCTGCGCCGGGAGGCGCTCATGCAGCTGGGCATCGTCGGCTACGTCCGCGAGCTCGACCGGAGGATCGGCAGCGCCCTGCGCACGGCCGCACGGGTCGTCGCGAAGGCGCGCTCGCACCCGGCGGCGGCGGACCCCGCGGTGCGGGCCGCGCTCGACGAGGTGACGGGCGCGATCGCCGAGGCGCGCACCTCGATCGCGGCCGGCGGGCCGATCGGGACCGTCACCTACGAGCTGCACCGCCGCGTGGACGCGGCGAGCTACTCCCTCGTCGCCTCGGACGTCGCCGGACTCGAGAGCGACCTGGCCGAGATCCGGGCGTTGAACCGTGCGCAGGGCGGCGCGTCCGCCGACACCGTCGTCGACATCGAGGCGATCGTCTCGACACTGGCGGACCGGGAGCTCTCGCCCCTGAACGCGCTCGAGTCGGTCCAGGCCGTCCTGCAGAGCATCGCGGTCGACCGCCCCGGCGAGGCCCAGCCGATCATGCCGCTCGCCACCATCTCGGTCACCGAGGACATGGCGACCTGCATGCGCCTGCACGGCCTGGGCTGGCGGAGCGTCTACCACCACGAGCTGCTCGCCGACGGCCTCGCCCCGGAGGACGTCGGGACGATGCTCACCCAGCGGCTGCGCTGGGCGCAGGGCACGATGCAGGTGTTCCTGCGCGAGAACCCGCTGCTGCAGCGCGCACTGAGCGTGCCGCAGCGCCTGATGTACTTCGCGACGATGTGGAGCTACCTCAGCGGCTACGCGGCCGTCGTCTACTTCGCCGCCCCGATCGTCTTCCTGGTGCTGGGCATCCTGCCCGTCGACTCGATCGCCGCGGACTTCTTCGTGCGCTTCATCCCGTTCATGATCGTGAACCAGCTGCTGTTCCTCGTGGCGGCGAAGGGGACGCCGACCTGGCGGGGGCAGCAGTACAGCCTCGCGCTGTTCCCGGTCTGGATCGAGGCCTGCTCGACGGCGATCAACAACGTGCTGCTGCGCATCCCGCTCGGCTTCGCGGTCACCCCCAAGACGCGGCAGGAGTCGACGGGGATCCCGTGGCGTCTGATCCGGGTCCAGCTGATCGTCATGGTCCTGCTGGTCGTGGCCGTCGTCGTCGGGGTGGTCCACCTCCTCGTGGACGGCGCGCAGCTCGTCGGCACCGGCGTGAACATCGTCTGGGCGCTCTTCGACCTGGTCGTGCTCAGCGTCCTCTTCCGCGCCGTCGCCTACCGGGGCTTCGACGCCGCCCCGTCCACCGCCGCCCAGAAGGAGCACGCATGA